From Eptesicus fuscus isolate TK198812 chromosome 13, DD_ASM_mEF_20220401, whole genome shotgun sequence, the proteins below share one genomic window:
- the CABP2 gene encoding calcium-binding protein 2 — MALPQGPEGDSLPTGDPKASEDTAGPSQAPASPAVTRRRLLLRELEAQVQAAYGQDRELRPEEIEELQVAFQEFDRDRDGYIGYRELGACMRTLGYMPTEMELIEISQQISGGKVDFEDFVELMGPKLLAETADMIGVRELRDAFREFDTNRDGCISLGELRAALKVLLGERLTQREVDEILQDIDLNGDGLIDFEEFVRMMSR; from the exons ATGGCCCTTCCTCAGGGCCCAGAAGGTGACAGCCTCCCCACGGGGGACCCCAAGGCCTCTGAGGACACTGcggggcccagccaggcccccgCCAGCCCCGCAGTCACCAGGCGGCGGCTCCTCCTGCGGGAGCTCGAGGCCCAGGTGCAGGCGGCCTACGGGCAG GACCGGGAGCTGCGGCCGGAGGAGATTGAAG AGCTGCAGGTCGCcttccaggagtttgaccgaGACCGGGACGGCTACATCGGCTATCGGGAGCTGGGCGCCTGCATGCGGACGCTGGGCTACATGCCCACGGAGATGGAGCTCATCGAGATTTCACAGCAGATCA GTGGCGGGAAGGTGGACTTTGAAGACTTTGTGGAGCTGATGGGCCCCAAGCTGCTGGCGGAGACAGCAGACATGATTGGCGTCCGGGAGCTGCGGGATGCCTTCCGAGAG TTTGACACCAACAGGGATGGCTGCATCAGCCTGGGCGAGCTCCGGGCGGCCCTCAAGGTCCTGCTGGGGGAGCGCCTCACCCAGCGGGAGGTGGACGAGATCCTCCAGGACATTGACCTCAACGGGGACGGCCTGATCGACTTCGAAG AGTTTGTGCGAATGATGTCTCGCTGA